AACTGCTCATTTTCCTTTAGATCCACATCAAAAAAACTCTCACTAATCCCCACATTTTCCTTCCGTATTTTCTCCAAAATCTCGAAATACTTAAATTCCCTCTGCTTTTTCCCTCCAATAAAATAAATCATTTATTTCCTCACACTTTTAATCTAATACTAAATCCTATTTGAAAAATAGAAATTATATTTTATTTATTTCCTGACAAGGGGTCTTGACCCCTTGCATAATAGAAGTTATAATAAATCTATTATTTTAACGGGAAATAGTATAAAACCCAAAAAAATATCTTCTAATACTCATTAATTCAAATAACTAATCCTTTGGCACATCATAAATCTGACGACAAATTGGACATTCCAAATATTCTTTTCTACCACTTATTGGAAAAACTGGTATCCAAAACAAAGTAAACCAGTCACGATATTCCATAAAATTCCAGTCAGATGTGTTGTTACATCTTGTGCAATGACAGTTTTCCAATGCTCCTAAATTTTTAAATTTTCTTTTTGTTCCAAATACTAAAATCATTTTAAATAAAGTCACCTCTTAATTTTTGAGTAAAATTGCTCCCACTCCTATAAAGTGGGAGACTTTATTAATCTTCTTTTTCAACTTCCAATAATTTCAATCTCAAATCATCTTCAAGCACTTGTTCTTCAATTCCTGCAGGTGCTCCAGTCATCAAGTCTTGTCCTTTATTAGTTTTAGGGAACGGAATTACTTCTTTTATTGAATCTTCCTTCAACATTGCCATAAGCCATCTATCAATTCCGTAAGCAAGTCCTCCATGTGGTGGAACCCCATATTTCAACACTTCCAAGAAGAATCCAAATTTGTCTTCCAATTCTTCTTGACTAAATCCTAATTTTTCAAAAACTTTCGCTTGTAAATCTTCATCGTGAATTCTGATACTTCCTCCACCGATTTCATAACCATTTAAGACAATATCATATGAATCTGTCTTAATTTTTGCAAGTTCATTCGTATCAAGATATTTTCTATCTTCTTCCTTAATTGAAGTAAACGGATGGTGTTGCGCTTTATATCTATTTTCTTCTTCACTCCATTCAAACATAGGAAAATCAACTACCCATAAGAATTTAAACGCATTTTTGTCAATTAATTCCAACTCTTCTCCCAGTTTCAATCTCAACGCTCCCAATCCATCATGTACAACTTTATATTTATCAGCTAAAATTAACGCAACTTCATTATTTTTGATTCCCAATTTTTCAATAATTTGTGCCAATTTTTCTTCTGAGAAGAATTTCGCAATTGGAGAATTTATCTCTCCATTTTCATTCATTTTAATATATGCTAAACCTTTTGCTTTAAAGTAAGTTTTCACATAATCTTCCAAATCTTTAATGTATTTTCTCGAGAATTTTTCTGCATTTGGTGCAACAATCGCTTTTACATTTCCGCCATCTTTCAACGCATTTTCAAAAACGCCAAATCCACAATCAGCAGTTTCTTCAGATAAATCAATCAATTTCATATCAAATCTCAAATCTGGCTTATCTGAACCATAAAAATTCATCGCATCATCGTAGCTCATTCTTGGAAATTTTTCAGTAATTTCAATTCCTGTAACATCTTTAAATACTGTCTTTGTTAATTCTTCAGCCATTGAAATCACATCTTCTTGCTCAACAAACGACATTTCCACATCTAATTGAGTAAATTCAGGCTGTCTGTCCGCTCTCAAATCTTCATCTCTAAAACATTTTGCTAACTGATAATATTTGTCAATTCCAGAAACCATAAGTATCTGCTTAAACAATTGTGGTGATTGTGGCAATGCATAAAAATCACCTTTGTTAGTTCTACTTGGCACGATAAAATCTCTCGCACCTTCAGGTGTCGCTTTTGCCAAAATCGGAGTATCAACATCTAAAAATCCATTTTCATTCATAAATTTTCTAATCGAAAACAGCATATCGTTTCTTTTAATAATATTATTCAACATTTTCGGTCTTCTAATATCCAAATATCTATAAGTCAATCTCATATTTTCGCTAAGATTCCCAGTTTCACTAATTTCAAACGGTAACTGTTTCGCACGGCTTAAAACTTCAATTTTTTTCGCTTCAATTTCAATATCCCCAGTTGGAATATTTTTATTTTTACTACTTCTTTCAGCCACAACTCCTGTAACCTTCAAAACCCATTCATTCTTATATTTTTTAGCTTCCTCAAAAAGTTCACTCCCAGAAACTTCCTCATTCAACAAAATTTGAGTAACCCCATATCTATCCCTCAAATCAATAAACACAAAGTGACCCAAATCTCTAACTTTAGAAATCCATCCTGACAAAGTCACTTCTTCGCCAATATTTTCCATTCTTAATTCATTTAATTTATAATCTCTATACATTTTTTATCCTTTCTTTTATTTAATGATTTTATATTTTATTTTTTTTAAAGATACATTTGATAACCTAAGTTTTTTTATTATTCTTAATTTTAATCAATAAAAATAGTCAAATCTTTTTGAATTTTCAATCTAGTGCCTCTTTTTCAGCACAAATCAACTCAATATCTTCAAATGCATTTTCTATCGCTTCTATATGATACATTTCATACATATCAAATATTTTTTCAGTTACCAGAAGTTTATCCCATTTTTCTAAAATATTTTTTGCATTCTCATTTTTCCATTCTGCATATTTTTCGAGCAAATACACAAAAAACTTCATTTTTTAGACACCGCTCTCACCTCTGATATATACAGAATTTCTAGGATCTCCAGTAATTTTCTCATTTTCCTACATGTCTAAAATTACTAATGGACTAAATTCCCACATTTCCAATTCAAAATCTGAAAGCATTTCATAAGTTTCTGAATACAAAAATTTTCTCATTGATTCCATTTCACTAAATCCATATTTTTCTGAAATAAGTTTTATAACTTCACTATCATAATTTGCCAAAACATCCGAAAATATTTCTTTCATATTCATACTCGCATCAACTCCACAAACTTCAATTTTTCCCTTTCCCACAGTTTAACTTGCACAACTTATTTCAAAATCTCCAAAACTTCCTCGAAGTTATATTTTTTCTGCTCCCCAGTACTAAACTTCTTAACTGTAATCACGTTTTCATCTCGCTCTTCTTCTCCTAAAATCAACACATATTCAGCATTTTCACGGTTTGCCTTTTTCATTTGTGCTCCAAAACTTTTTGCGTTATAGTCAAAGTTTACTTTAATACCATTTTTTCTAAGTTCATTTACAGTTTTCACAAAATACTCTTTTGTGTCATCGAAATAAATTACATAAATTTTTTCTTCATTTTCAGAAATTATAGAATCATCCATTAACATCGCAATTCTTTCCATTCCAGCGGCAAATCCAATTCCAGGAACTTTCGCATTTCCTAATATTTCAAGCAATCTGTCATATCGTCCACCCGCTAGAACTGTTGCTTGCGATCCCAATTTATTCGATTTAATTTCAAAAACTGTGTCCGAATAATAATCAAGTCCTCTAACCAATTTATCATTCACGACATAATTCACGCCCAACAATTCCAAATATTTTTTAGTATCTTCAAAATATTTTTTACTTTCTTCATCCAAATAATCGTAAAGTTTTGGTGCATTTTTAAACTCTTCTTGGTCGCCTTTGTCCTTAGAATCCAAAGCTCTCAAAGGATTTTTCTCATATCTTTTTTGCGAATCTTCACTCAATTTATCAAGTCTTTCAAACATAAATTTTTTCAAATCCTCAATATATTTTTTTCTCGACTCAACATTTCCTAAGCTATTAATCTCCACAACTAAGCCAGTTATTCCAAGCTCTTCAAGAAAATCACAACCCATTTTAATAATTTCCGCATCTAAATAAGCACTTCTCACACCAAACATTTCCACTCCAGTTTGATGAAATTCTCTCATTCTACCTTTTTGCGGTGCTTCGTATCTGTACATTGGACCGTTGTAAAACCATTTCACTATTGGAGAAGACTTATGAAATCCAGCTTCAAGATACGCTCTTACAACTCCCGCAGTCCCTTCTGGACGCATTGTAACATCTCTTTCTCCCTTATCCTTAAAATCATACATTTCTTTTGAAACAACATCAGTCTCATCTCCAACACCTCTTCTAAAAAGCTCCGTTTCCTCCAAAATCGGCGTAATTATTCGCTCAAATCCATATTTTCCAAAAACTTTTTTTGAAGCCTCTACAATCGCATCGTATTTTTTCACATCATCAGAATATCTATCTTTCATTCCTTTTAAGGCAGCTATCATAATTTTTTCCTTTCTTAAATTAATATTGTCAATTTTATTTTATAAATTATTATACCACAATTGACTAAAGATTTTAAGATGTGGGATTTCATAATTAATCTTTTCATTCAACATCCTTATTTGTAAAATCACATCTCTTCAACTGCTCCATTGCATGTTCTCTTATCATTTCTTCATCACTTTGCAACAATAGTTCCAGTTTTTCTTTCGCCTTAGGAGTGTTTATGTCTCCTAAAGCAAAGCAACATTTTCTCACTAATGCGAAATTATCATCCCAACGGTATTTTTCAAAATTTGAAGTTGCTAATTCATAAATGCAATCTATCGTAGAAGGTAATTCTAGTTGCTGGAGATAAAACACTATGTCTTCGTGTTTTCCATGCCATTCTTCTTTTGTTAATTTGCATAAAATATCAACAAATTTTTCACTGTATAATTCGAACATGTAAATTGCTGAAATTAAAATATATACGCTGTCTCCATTTTTTTCATTATATGCTTTTTCCAACTCTGTTTTTATATACTCTATTCTTTCATCATCATTTTTTAAAAATTCCTTTTGTAATTGTTGAAAACTTATTTGTTTTTTATATTTTTTCCACATCAAATTTTCCAATTTTTCAAGATTATTTTTTTCCATTTTTTATTATTTCCTTTCTAAAATTAATTTCTTTAATATTTTGATTAAATATTTCCAGTCCTTTTCTTTATTAATATTAGTCAAATTAAAAATACTCCATCATTTTAAATTTTGATACAATGTAAAAATTGTCGTGATCTTTTTATAACTTACTCACTAATTTATTTTATTTTTCTCATCTTCAATCAAATCTCTTAAATCATTGCTTCCTTCCTCATAAATTATTTTTGCAATAACCCTCAAAATTTTATAAAGTTTTCTCAATCCGTAAAATATTAAAATTGTCAAAAGAAAAGTTTGTGAAAATAATAATGAAAATAATAAATTTATGTTTTTGTTGATTTTGTACAAACTTTTTTCCAAAAAAAGGCTAAAAACGATATTTCTTAGCAAATAAACTTGCACAGGGATATAAATTGCAGTTGCCATGCGGATTATTTTTAATATTGAAAGTACAAGTTTTCTTATTTCAAAAGAATATTTTTTCTCTCTTTGCAAAATTTTATACATAATTTTTTCTTTTGTAATAAATTCCAACTCAAAATATCTATTTTTTAAAGTCAAAAGCAACATAAAAATTACAGAAATTAAAAACATCACATAATTAATTTGTTTTTTTATTTTCAATTTTTTATCCACAATGAAAATTTCTTTCCCTTTATCTTTTTGAAAATACCGATAACTGCTGTTTAACGGTAAATAAATTCCATTTGAAAGTTTTATAACTTTTCCTGAAATAATATTTCCGCTATAAATTTTATTTTTGGAAAAAATTTTCACAACATTATTTTTTAAATCAACATATTCACCCTTTTGTGAATTCAAATTTCCATTTTCTTCTTCAAAATTACTTCTATTTTTTTCATAATAAAGCATAAGACTGCTATTTTCCTTGACTAACAAATTTTCAACTCTATAATTTCCTTCTATTTTATTTCTCGAATCAATAATTTTCCCATTTTTATCAACCGACCATTTAAAGTGATAATTTTCATTCAAAATTTCAATAGTTGAATTTTTTAATAAATTTGTATCATCCACATCATCGCTTTCCAAAATTAAAAAACTCTGATTTTTCTCCAAAAGTTTTTTTGTATAATTCTGAAAAGTAAGATTTGCCAAAAACAGCAAAATTATCCCAATTATAATTTTATCCCATTTAATATGCAAATAAAAAGCACCAATATAAAACTTTTTCGTCATCTGCACTAAAAATAGACTTGCCCACCTTATAAAAACCAAACTCATCCAAACTATGACAAATGTTATCCAGCTCACAAAAATCAATAAATAAATGTGATAATTCAAAACTTTAATTTGCCAGGCGATATTTAAAGAAGTCAATATCAACATTGCATAAACTGTGATTTCCAAAAAGAATTGGGAAAAATCCATTATTTTAATTTGATTATTTTTTATTTTCAAATATTTTTTTCGCTTGTAATAAAGTTTTTGTATATTTTTTTTATTTTTATCTTTTTCACATTCTTTTTTCAAAT
The DNA window shown above is from Leptotrichia wadei and carries:
- a CDS encoding zinc-ribbon domain-containing protein, translating into MILVFGTKRKFKNLGALENCHCTRCNNTSDWNFMEYRDWFTLFWIPVFPISGRKEYLECPICRQIYDVPKD
- the aspS gene encoding aspartate--tRNA ligase, with product MYRDYKLNELRMENIGEEVTLSGWISKVRDLGHFVFIDLRDRYGVTQILLNEEVSGSELFEEAKKYKNEWVLKVTGVVAERSSKNKNIPTGDIEIEAKKIEVLSRAKQLPFEISETGNLSENMRLTYRYLDIRRPKMLNNIIKRNDMLFSIRKFMNENGFLDVDTPILAKATPEGARDFIVPSRTNKGDFYALPQSPQLFKQILMVSGIDKYYQLAKCFRDEDLRADRQPEFTQLDVEMSFVEQEDVISMAEELTKTVFKDVTGIEITEKFPRMSYDDAMNFYGSDKPDLRFDMKLIDLSEETADCGFGVFENALKDGGNVKAIVAPNAEKFSRKYIKDLEDYVKTYFKAKGLAYIKMNENGEINSPIAKFFSEEKLAQIIEKLGIKNNEVALILADKYKVVHDGLGALRLKLGEELELIDKNAFKFLWVVDFPMFEWSEEENRYKAQHHPFTSIKEEDRKYLDTNELAKIKTDSYDIVLNGYEIGGGSIRIHDEDLQAKVFEKLGFSQEELEDKFGFFLEVLKYGVPPHGGLAYGIDRWLMAMLKEDSIKEVIPFPKTNKGQDLMTGAPAGIEEQVLEDDLRLKLLEVEKED
- a CDS encoding DUF3791 domain-containing protein; its protein translation is MKFFVYLLEKYAEWKNENAKNILEKWDKLLVTEKIFDMYEMYHIEAIENAFEDIELICAEKEALD
- the hisS gene encoding histidine--tRNA ligase; the encoded protein is MIAALKGMKDRYSDDVKKYDAIVEASKKVFGKYGFERIITPILEETELFRRGVGDETDVVSKEMYDFKDKGERDVTMRPEGTAGVVRAYLEAGFHKSSPIVKWFYNGPMYRYEAPQKGRMREFHQTGVEMFGVRSAYLDAEIIKMGCDFLEELGITGLVVEINSLGNVESRKKYIEDLKKFMFERLDKLSEDSQKRYEKNPLRALDSKDKGDQEEFKNAPKLYDYLDEESKKYFEDTKKYLELLGVNYVVNDKLVRGLDYYSDTVFEIKSNKLGSQATVLAGGRYDRLLEILGNAKVPGIGFAAGMERIAMLMDDSIISENEEKIYVIYFDDTKEYFVKTVNELRKNGIKVNFDYNAKSFGAQMKKANRENAEYVLILGEEERDENVITVKKFSTGEQKKYNFEEVLEILK
- a CDS encoding HEAT repeat domain-containing protein; translation: MEKNNLEKLENLMWKKYKKQISFQQLQKEFLKNDDERIEYIKTELEKAYNEKNGDSVYILISAIYMFELYSEKFVDILCKLTKEEWHGKHEDIVFYLQQLELPSTIDCIYELATSNFEKYRWDDNFALVRKCCFALGDINTPKAKEKLELLLQSDEEMIREHAMEQLKRCDFTNKDVE